A stretch of the Clostridium botulinum genome encodes the following:
- the lepA gene encoding translation elongation factor 4 — translation MQNDRKKRTRNFSIVAHIDHGKSTLADRLLEATGTLTQREMENQVLDKMELEKERGITIKSQAARLVYKRDNGEEYILNLIDTPGHVDFNYEVSRSLAACEGAILVVDATQGIQAQTLANCYLALDHDLEIVPVINKIDLPSARPDEVKEEIEDIIGIEAHDAPLVSAKTGLNINDVLEAIVEKVPAPEGDEDAPLKALIFDSYYDSYKGVVCYVRVKDGVVKPGTKIRFMATNKEYEVTETGIFTPNFLPMKELRAGDVGYVTASIKNLRDAAVGDTITEASRPADEPLEGYRPAIPMVYSGIYPVDGAKYEELKEALEKLKLNDAALSYEPETSIALGFGFRCGFLGLLHMEIIQERIEREFNLDIITTAPSVIYNIYKRDGEKIQITNPTNMPDPTEIEEMEEPVVKASIITPSDYVGAVMELCQNKRGTFIDMEYIETTRVVVNYYIPLNEIIYDFFDMLKSKTKGYASLDYELNGYKQSKLVKLDMLLNGDVVDALSMIVPEESAYNKGRAIAEKLKEVIPRQMFEIPIQAAVGAKIIARETVKAMRKDVLAKCYGGDISRKRKLLEKQKEGKKRMRQIGSVEVPQEAFMSILKVD, via the coding sequence ATGCAGAATGATAGAAAAAAACGTACGAGAAACTTTTCGATAGTAGCACATATTGACCATGGCAAGTCTACTCTTGCTGATAGATTATTAGAGGCTACAGGTACTTTAACCCAAAGAGAAATGGAAAATCAGGTACTTGATAAGATGGAACTTGAAAAAGAAAGAGGAATAACCATAAAATCTCAAGCAGCAAGATTAGTTTACAAAAGAGATAATGGTGAAGAGTACATATTAAATTTAATAGATACTCCAGGACACGTAGATTTTAACTATGAGGTGTCAAGAAGTTTAGCAGCATGCGAAGGAGCAATACTAGTAGTAGATGCAACTCAAGGCATACAAGCTCAAACTTTAGCAAATTGTTATCTTGCTTTAGATCATGATCTTGAGATAGTTCCTGTTATAAATAAGATTGATTTACCTAGTGCAAGACCTGATGAAGTTAAAGAAGAAATAGAAGATATAATCGGAATAGAAGCACATGATGCGCCACTTGTTTCGGCTAAAACTGGCTTAAATATAAATGATGTATTAGAGGCGATAGTTGAAAAGGTACCAGCTCCAGAAGGCGATGAAGATGCACCTTTAAAAGCATTAATATTTGATTCTTATTATGATAGTTATAAAGGCGTTGTATGTTATGTAAGAGTTAAGGATGGTGTAGTTAAGCCTGGAACTAAAATTAGATTTATGGCTACAAATAAGGAATACGAAGTAACGGAAACAGGTATATTTACACCAAACTTTTTACCTATGAAAGAACTTAGAGCTGGAGATGTAGGATATGTAACTGCATCAATAAAGAATTTAAGAGATGCAGCAGTTGGTGATACTATAACAGAGGCTTCAAGACCAGCTGATGAACCATTAGAAGGATATAGACCGGCAATTCCGATGGTGTATAGTGGTATTTACCCTGTTGATGGAGCAAAATATGAAGAATTAAAAGAAGCGTTAGAAAAATTAAAATTAAATGATGCTGCATTATCTTATGAGCCTGAAACATCTATAGCGTTAGGATTTGGTTTTAGATGTGGATTTTTAGGACTGCTTCATATGGAAATAATTCAAGAAAGAATAGAAAGAGAATTTAATTTAGATATTATAACCACTGCTCCATCAGTTATATATAACATTTACAAAAGAGATGGAGAAAAAATACAGATAACAAATCCTACAAATATGCCAGATCCAACTGAAATTGAAGAAATGGAAGAACCAGTTGTTAAAGCATCAATAATAACTCCGTCAGATTATGTGGGAGCCGTTATGGAATTATGTCAAAATAAAAGAGGAACATTTATTGACATGGAATATATAGAAACTACAAGAGTTGTTGTAAATTACTATATTCCATTAAATGAAATAATATATGATTTCTTTGACATGTTAAAGTCAAAAACTAAAGGATATGCATCTTTAGATTATGAACTAAATGGATACAAACAATCTAAATTAGTTAAATTAGATATGTTGTTAAATGGTGATGTAGTAGATGCACTATCAATGATAGTTCCAGAAGAGAGTGCATATAATAAAGGTAGAGCTATTGCGGAAAAACTAAAAGAAGTTATTCCAAGACAAATGTTTGAAATTCCAATTCAAGCAGCTGTAGGAGCAAAAATTATAGCAAGAGAAACAGTAAAAGCTATGAGAAAAGACGTTCTTGCAAAATGTTATGGAGGAGATATTTCGAGAAAAAGGAAGCTTCTTGAAAAACAAAAAGAAGGTAAGAAAAGAATGCGTCAAATTGGTAGCGTAGAAGTACCACAAGAAGCATTTATGTCAATATTAAAAGTTGATTAA
- the hemW gene encoding radical SAM family heme chaperone HemW — MYNDISLYIHIPFCKQKCLYCDFTSYCGKESQMLAYAKALSREIDNIKHKKIKTIFIGGGTPTYLSLEGWNILKKSIDKLQKSDDLEFTVESNPKTFDKEKLKILKVMGVNRISIGLQAWQDKHLKALGRIHTREEFLKSYKMAREVGFKNINIDLMFGIPNQSFDEWKETLNEITKLNPEHLSCYSLIIEEGTPFYNLYENDKINLPSEELERKMYWYTLKFLKEKGYNQYEISNFSKENKECRHNLVYWNLNEYIGCGVSAHSYSEGYRYRNSDKIEEYIKLIENNQSPIVEKIKNSLKSDIEEFIFMGLRKIKGISLEEFNKRFKKSIYELYSDVICKHKTEGLLLERNGYLFLSDKGVEVSNYIMSDFILD, encoded by the coding sequence ATGTATAATGATATTTCATTATATATTCATATTCCCTTTTGTAAGCAAAAGTGTTTGTATTGTGATTTTACATCGTATTGTGGCAAAGAATCACAGATGTTAGCATATGCCAAAGCACTTTCAAGAGAAATAGATAATATAAAACATAAAAAAATAAAAACAATTTTTATAGGTGGGGGAACTCCCACCTATTTATCTTTAGAGGGATGGAATATATTAAAAAAAAGCATAGATAAATTACAAAAGAGCGATGATTTAGAGTTTACTGTAGAAAGTAATCCTAAAACATTTGATAAAGAAAAATTAAAAATTTTAAAGGTTATGGGAGTAAATAGAATAAGCATAGGTCTTCAAGCTTGGCAAGATAAACATCTTAAAGCTTTGGGAAGGATACATACAAGAGAAGAGTTTTTGAAAAGTTATAAGATGGCAAGAGAAGTTGGATTTAAAAACATTAATATAGATTTAATGTTTGGAATTCCAAATCAAAGTTTTGATGAATGGAAAGAAACTTTAAATGAGATAACAAAGTTAAATCCGGAACACTTATCTTGTTATAGTTTAATTATTGAAGAAGGTACTCCTTTTTATAATTTATATGAAAACGATAAGATTAATTTACCTAGCGAAGAGTTAGAAAGAAAAATGTATTGGTATACGTTAAAATTTTTAAAAGAAAAAGGATATAATCAATATGAAATTTCTAATTTTTCAAAAGAAAATAAAGAATGTAGACATAATTTGGTTTATTGGAATCTTAATGAGTACATAGGATGTGGTGTATCAGCACATTCATATAGCGAAGGATATAGATATAGAAATTCGGATAAAATAGAAGAATATATAAAGCTTATAGAAAACAATCAAAGTCCAATTGTAGAAAAAATAAAAAATTCTTTGAAAAGTGATATAGAGGAATTTATTTTTATGGGACTTCGAAAAATAAAAGGAATATCTCTAGAAGAATTTAATAAAAGATTCAAAAAATCAATTTATGAATTGTATAGTGATGTTATATGTAAACATAAAACAGAGGGATTACTACTTGAGCGTAATGGATATTTGTTTTTATCTGATAAAGGAGTAGAAGTTTCTAACTATATTATGAGTGATTTTATATTGGATTAA
- the hrcA gene encoding heat-inducible transcriptional repressor HrcA, producing MRGSANKRGDELKMDFNMDERKIRILQAIIQDYIITGEPVGSRTIAKKYDLGVSSATIRNEMSDLEEMGLIEQLHTSSGRKPSDIGYRLYVDKLIKLSSLTPEEELKIKSQLITEALYEVDEIVKRSIVLLSELTNLTCIVKTTSVRTSSIKLIKLLQIDINTILAVIITQNGMINNNVIRVNKTIDSNVLQKFSNFLNNKLYNLTIQDINLKVINELKSGLIGYEDIFDAIITALYDALNKCDNSKIYYKGATNIFNYQEYNDIEKARQFLALLDDKKVLDKLLTRDENVAKDGMKVSISIGRENLIKDAQECSILSANYTLGEQTLGTIGVIGPTRMQYSKIISLLTQFIRILNDNIGQIYEDR from the coding sequence ATGAGAGGGAGTGCTAATAAAAGAGGTGATGAACTAAAAATGGATTTTAATATGGATGAAAGAAAGATTAGAATATTGCAAGCGATTATCCAAGATTATATCATCACTGGTGAGCCGGTTGGTTCTAGAACCATAGCTAAAAAATATGATTTGGGAGTAAGTTCAGCGACTATAAGAAATGAAATGTCTGATTTAGAAGAAATGGGACTTATAGAACAATTACATACTTCATCAGGGAGAAAACCTTCAGATATTGGGTATAGACTTTATGTTGATAAACTTATTAAATTATCAAGTTTGACACCAGAAGAAGAATTAAAAATAAAAAGCCAACTCATTACTGAGGCACTGTATGAAGTAGATGAAATAGTTAAGAGGTCTATAGTATTATTATCTGAACTTACAAATTTAACTTGTATAGTGAAAACTACTTCTGTAAGAACTAGTTCTATTAAATTAATAAAACTATTACAAATAGATATTAATACAATTCTTGCAGTGATAATAACACAAAATGGCATGATAAATAATAATGTAATAAGAGTTAATAAAACTATAGATAGCAATGTGCTACAGAAGTTTTCTAATTTTCTTAATAATAAGTTATATAATTTGACAATACAGGATATAAATTTAAAAGTTATAAATGAACTAAAGAGTGGTTTGATTGGATATGAAGATATATTTGATGCGATTATTACTGCTTTATATGATGCTTTAAATAAGTGCGATAATAGCAAAATCTATTATAAAGGAGCAACTAATATATTTAATTACCAAGAATATAATGATATAGAAAAAGCAAGACAATTTTTAGCCCTATTGGATGATAAAAAAGTCTTAGATAAACTATTAACTAGAGATGAGAATGTTGCAAAAGATGGCATGAAGGTCTCTATAAGCATAGGAAGGGAAAACCTAATAAAGGATGCTCAAGAATGCAGCATACTTTCTGCTAATTATACTTTGGGTGAACAAACACTAGGTACTATAGGGGTTATAGGTCCTACAAGAATGCAATATTCTAAAATTATATCATTACTTACACAGTTTATCAGAATACTTAATGATAATATTGGGCAAATATATGAAGATAGGTAG
- the grpE gene encoding nucleotide exchange factor GrpE → MIILGKYMKIGRGEGMIKDENEKKFKDENEEILEEKTTENECSEGCNEKFQDVSEKVEEVNEEKSEENVIKSLKDENLELKSENKKLQNELKALQDRLSRINSEYENFRNRTEREKKEIYNDSCSDVLKHILPVFDNLERAMMAEGSEEDLKKGIEMTMKQFERSFEKLEIEELPSEGEFDPNYHNAIMHIEDDNYEKNQVVEVFQRGFKRKDKVLRFSMVKVAN, encoded by the coding sequence ATGATAATATTGGGCAAATATATGAAGATAGGTAGAGGTGAGGGCATGATAAAAGATGAAAATGAAAAGAAATTTAAAGATGAAAATGAAGAAATATTAGAAGAAAAAACAACTGAAAATGAGTGTTCAGAAGGTTGTAATGAAAAATTTCAAGATGTTTCTGAAAAAGTTGAAGAAGTTAATGAAGAGAAAAGTGAAGAAAATGTTATTAAATCTTTAAAAGATGAAAATTTAGAATTAAAATCAGAAAATAAAAAATTACAAAATGAATTAAAAGCTCTACAAGATAGACTTTCAAGAATAAATTCAGAATATGAAAATTTCAGAAATAGAACTGAAAGAGAGAAGAAAGAGATATATAATGACTCTTGTTCAGATGTACTAAAACATATTCTACCTGTATTTGATAACTTAGAAAGAGCTATGATGGCTGAAGGTAGTGAAGAAGATCTTAAAAAAGGTATAGAAATGACTATGAAACAATTTGAAAGATCTTTTGAAAAATTAGAAATTGAAGAATTACCTTCAGAAGGAGAATTTGATCCTAATTATCATAATGCTATAATGCATATAGAAGATGATAATTACGAAAAAAATCAAGTAGTAGAAGTATTTCAAAGAGGATTTAAAAGAAAAGATAAAGTTTTAAGATTTAGCATGGTGAAAGTTGCCAATTAA
- the dnaK gene encoding molecular chaperone DnaK — MGKVIGIDLGTTNSCVSVMEGGSPVVIPNAEGARTTPSVVAFKEDGERLVGQVAKRQAITNPDKTIISIKRHMGTNYRVNVDGKEYSPEEISAMILQKLKADAEAYLGETVTEAVITVPAYFNDSERQATKNAGKIAGLDVKRIINEPTAASLAYGLDKMDKSHKIFVYDLGGGTFDVSILELGDGVFEVKATNGNTKLGGDDFDQKIMDYIAETFKAENGIDLRNDKMALQRLKEAAEKAKIELSSSTKTNINLPFITADATGPKHIDMDLTRAKFEEISADLVQATIEPMKKALADAELTINDIDKIVLVGGSTRIPAVQEAVKKFTGKEPSKGVNPDEVVAMGAAVQAGVLTGEVKDILLLDVTPLTLGIETMGGVATPLIERNTTIPTRKSQIFSTAADNQTSVDIHIVQGERKMAADNKTLGRFQLSGIAPAPRGIPQIEVSFDIDANGILNVSAKDKGTGKEANITITASTNLNDDEIEKAVKEAEQFASEDEKRKEEVEIKNNADSALYQTEKALKDLGDKVEAEDKKNVEEKLEALKKVKDGEDLEAIKKATTELTEEFYKVSSKLYQESAAEAQAQQGAQGADMGGNAQEAQKENDDNVVDADFKVEDDK, encoded by the coding sequence ATGGGAAAAGTAATAGGAATTGACTTAGGAACTACAAATTCATGTGTATCAGTTATGGAAGGTGGAAGTCCAGTAGTTATACCAAATGCAGAAGGAGCAAGAACAACTCCTTCAGTAGTAGCATTCAAAGAAGACGGGGAAAGACTTGTAGGTCAAGTTGCAAAAAGACAAGCAATTACAAACCCAGATAAAACAATTATCTCAATAAAAAGACACATGGGAACAAATTATAGAGTAAATGTTGATGGAAAAGAATATTCTCCAGAAGAAATATCAGCAATGATACTTCAAAAATTAAAAGCAGATGCTGAAGCATATTTAGGTGAAACTGTAACAGAAGCAGTTATTACAGTTCCAGCATACTTTAATGATAGTGAAAGACAAGCGACAAAAAATGCAGGTAAAATAGCAGGCTTAGATGTTAAGAGAATAATTAATGAACCAACAGCAGCATCTCTTGCATATGGTCTTGATAAAATGGATAAAAGCCACAAAATATTTGTATATGACTTAGGTGGCGGTACTTTCGACGTATCTATATTAGAACTTGGAGACGGTGTATTTGAAGTTAAAGCTACAAATGGTAATACAAAATTAGGTGGAGATGATTTTGACCAAAAAATTATGGATTATATAGCTGAAACATTCAAAGCTGAAAATGGAATTGATTTAAGAAATGATAAAATGGCTCTTCAAAGATTAAAAGAAGCTGCTGAAAAAGCAAAAATAGAATTATCTTCATCAACTAAAACAAATATTAACTTACCATTTATAACTGCTGATGCTACTGGTCCAAAGCACATAGATATGGATTTAACAAGAGCTAAATTTGAAGAAATAAGTGCTGACTTAGTTCAAGCTACAATTGAACCAATGAAAAAAGCATTAGCTGATGCTGAACTTACAATTAATGATATAGATAAAATAGTGCTTGTTGGTGGTTCTACAAGAATTCCAGCAGTTCAAGAAGCAGTTAAAAAATTCACTGGAAAAGAACCATCTAAGGGAGTTAACCCAGATGAAGTTGTTGCTATGGGTGCAGCAGTTCAAGCAGGAGTATTAACAGGAGAAGTTAAAGATATATTACTTCTTGATGTAACTCCACTTACTCTTGGAATTGAAACAATGGGAGGAGTTGCAACTCCTTTAATAGAAAGAAATACAACTATACCTACAAGAAAGAGCCAAATATTCTCAACTGCAGCAGATAATCAAACTTCAGTTGATATTCATATAGTTCAAGGTGAAAGAAAAATGGCTGCTGACAATAAGACACTTGGAAGATTCCAATTAAGTGGTATAGCACCAGCACCAAGAGGAATTCCTCAAATAGAAGTTTCTTTTGATATAGATGCTAATGGTATCTTAAATGTTTCTGCAAAAGATAAGGGAACAGGAAAAGAAGCTAATATTACAATTACAGCTTCAACAAACTTAAATGATGATGAAATAGAAAAGGCTGTAAAAGAAGCAGAACAATTTGCATCAGAAGATGAAAAGAGAAAAGAAGAAGTAGAAATTAAAAATAATGCAGATTCAGCATTATATCAAACTGAAAAAGCATTAAAAGACCTTGGCGATAAGGTGGAGGCTGAAGATAAGAAGAATGTTGAAGAAAAATTAGAAGCTTTAAAGAAAGTTAAAGACGGAGAAGATTTAGAAGCTATTAAAAAAGCTACAACTGAATTAACTGAAGAATTCTATAAAGTATCTTCAAAACTATATCAAGAATCAGCTGCTGAAGCACAAGCTCAACAAGGAGCTCAAGGTGCTGATATGGGTGGCAACGCTCAAGAAGCACAAAAAGAAAATGATGATAATGTAGTAGATGCAGACTTTAAGGTTGAAGACGATAAATAA
- the dnaJ gene encoding molecular chaperone DnaJ: MANKDFYAVLGLSKGASDDEIKKAYRKLAMKYHPDRNQGDKEAEEKFKDINEAYQVLSDPQKKAQYDQFGTTDFNGGGFGGGGFDFSGMGGFEDIFDSFFGGGFSSKRRRNGPERGADLEYTINLTFEEAVFGVEKEISITKNENCDTCSGTGAKPGTSAKTCDKCGGSGQVRTQRNTPLGSFVSTSTCDKCGGSGKTIDEPCTTCHGRGTVRKNKKIKVKIPAGVDTGNVLPLRGQGEPGKNGGPSGDLYLNIRVASHKVFERRGFDIYIQEHISFGKAVLGTELKVPTIDGQVKYKVPAGTQSGTVFRLKSKGVTRVNGHGRGDQYVKIVVDIPKNINEKQKEALIAFMEASGEKIGPDTEKETFVDKIKKSFK, translated from the coding sequence ATGGCTAATAAAGATTTTTATGCAGTACTTGGATTATCTAAAGGTGCTAGTGATGATGAAATAAAGAAGGCTTATAGAAAGCTTGCGATGAAGTATCACCCAGATAGAAATCAGGGTGATAAAGAGGCAGAAGAAAAGTTTAAAGATATAAATGAAGCTTATCAAGTATTATCCGATCCACAAAAGAAAGCTCAATATGATCAATTTGGAACTACTGATTTTAATGGTGGTGGATTTGGTGGTGGCGGATTTGATTTCTCTGGTATGGGAGGATTTGAAGATATATTTGATTCATTCTTTGGTGGTGGATTTTCTTCAAAAAGAAGAAGAAATGGCCCAGAAAGAGGAGCAGATCTTGAATACACTATAAATCTAACTTTTGAAGAAGCAGTTTTTGGAGTAGAAAAAGAGATATCTATAACTAAAAATGAAAACTGTGATACCTGCTCAGGTACTGGAGCTAAACCAGGAACAAGTGCAAAAACTTGTGATAAATGTGGAGGCTCCGGTCAAGTAAGAACGCAAAGGAATACTCCGCTTGGAAGTTTTGTAAGTACAAGTACTTGTGATAAGTGTGGAGGTAGCGGAAAGACTATTGATGAACCGTGTACAACTTGTCATGGAAGAGGTACAGTAAGAAAAAATAAAAAGATTAAAGTTAAAATTCCAGCAGGAGTTGATACAGGAAATGTATTACCTCTAAGAGGACAAGGTGAACCAGGAAAGAATGGTGGACCTAGTGGAGATTTATATCTAAATATTAGAGTAGCTTCACATAAGGTATTCGAAAGAAGAGGCTTTGATATATATATACAAGAACACATAAGCTTTGGAAAAGCTGTATTAGGAACAGAACTTAAAGTTCCTACTATAGATGGTCAAGTAAAATACAAAGTTCCGGCTGGTACTCAATCAGGAACTGTATTTAGATTAAAATCTAAAGGTGTTACTAGAGTAAATGGTCATGGTAGAGGAGATCAATACGTTAAAATTGTTGTTGATATTCCTAAAAATATAAACGAAAAACAAAAAGAAGCTTTAATTGCGTTTATGGAAGCCAGTGGTGAAAAAATAGGGCCAGATACAGAAAAAGAAACTTTTGTAGATAAGATAAAAAAAAGCTTTAAATAA
- the prmA gene encoding 50S ribosomal protein L11 methyltransferase, translated as MDKEWIEVQIITSSEASEAVAGILYNTGVKGVSIEDSKDIEERENSDDNLFDWIELDDLNVKEGAVIKAYYKDDEKFNDYFQYIKDSVINLDRFGLDKGEGKVTARKVDEQDWANNWKKYYKPTKIGNEIVVKPTWEEYSKKDNEILIELDPGMAFGTGTHETTRLCVKALEEYVKEDSVVFDIGTGSGILSIAAAKLNAKHVVGVDLDPVAVDAAKENVELNNLNNIEILYGNLMEVVNGKATIVVANILADIIKILAEDVKKFVVDGGYFISSGIILDRKDDVIEKLEECGFKIEKINTDGEWCCIIARA; from the coding sequence ATGGATAAAGAATGGATTGAGGTTCAAATTATAACTAGTAGTGAGGCTTCAGAAGCTGTTGCGGGTATATTATATAATACAGGGGTTAAAGGAGTTTCAATAGAAGACTCTAAAGACATAGAAGAAAGAGAAAATAGTGATGATAATCTATTTGATTGGATAGAATTAGATGACTTAAATGTAAAAGAAGGAGCCGTTATAAAAGCTTATTATAAAGATGATGAAAAATTTAATGACTATTTTCAATACATAAAAGATAGTGTAATAAATTTAGATAGATTCGGTTTAGATAAAGGAGAAGGAAAAGTTACAGCTAGAAAAGTTGATGAACAAGACTGGGCTAACAATTGGAAGAAGTATTACAAACCTACAAAGATAGGTAATGAAATAGTTGTTAAACCTACATGGGAAGAATATAGCAAAAAAGATAACGAAATTTTAATAGAGTTGGACCCGGGTATGGCATTTGGTACAGGTACACATGAAACTACAAGACTTTGTGTTAAAGCTTTAGAAGAATATGTTAAAGAAGATTCTGTTGTGTTTGATATTGGAACAGGTTCAGGTATACTTTCTATAGCTGCTGCCAAGTTAAATGCAAAGCATGTAGTAGGTGTAGATCTTGATCCAGTAGCGGTAGATGCGGCTAAAGAAAATGTAGAATTAAACAACTTAAATAATATTGAAATTCTTTATGGAAATTTAATGGAAGTTGTAAATGGAAAAGCTACTATAGTGGTTGCAAATATTTTGGCAGATATAATAAAAATATTAGCTGAAGATGTTAAAAAATTTGTAGTTGATGGAGGATATTTTATATCTTCGGGAATAATATTAGATAGAAAAGATGATGTAATTGAAAAACTTGAAGAATGTGGATTCAAAATTGAAAAAATTAATACAGATGGCGAATGGTGCTGTATAATTGCAAGAGCATAA
- a CDS encoding RsmE family RNA methyltransferase codes for MHKFFISEDKIFSDLAVIEGEDVKHIYKVLRLKEGEKVNINNCNGREFLGIIDYIDKTKVEVKLLEELEVNNEPPIEVYLFQGLPKSTKMDLITQKCTELGVKEITPIVTSRVSSSINDIKRESKKLDRWNRISFEACKQNKRTLIPVVNDITDFDGLTDKLKDMDLIVVPYENAENYGIKQMTKGLKGEVKKIAIVIGPEGGFEEEEITSLKKMGSHIVTLGPRILRTETAGFTCLALLMYELGDLGGSV; via the coding sequence GTGCATAAGTTTTTTATAAGTGAAGATAAAATCTTTTCTGATTTAGCTGTAATTGAGGGGGAAGATGTAAAACACATTTATAAAGTGTTACGTCTTAAAGAAGGAGAAAAGGTAAATATAAATAATTGCAATGGTAGAGAATTTTTGGGAATAATAGATTATATAGATAAAACTAAAGTAGAAGTAAAATTGCTAGAAGAATTAGAAGTTAATAATGAGCCACCAATAGAAGTTTATCTTTTTCAAGGACTACCTAAATCTACTAAAATGGACTTAATAACTCAAAAATGTACTGAACTTGGAGTTAAAGAAATAACACCAATTGTAACTAGTAGAGTATCATCATCTATAAATGATATTAAAAGAGAAAGTAAAAAATTAGATAGATGGAATAGGATATCTTTTGAAGCATGTAAACAAAATAAGAGAACATTGATACCTGTAGTTAATGATATAACAGATTTTGATGGACTTACAGATAAATTAAAGGATATGGATTTAATTGTTGTACCATATGAGAATGCTGAAAATTACGGAATAAAACAAATGACTAAGGGATTAAAAGGCGAAGTTAAGAAGATTGCGATTGTAATAGGACCAGAAGGTGGATTTGAAGAAGAAGAAATAACTTCTTTAAAGAAAATGGGATCACATATTGTAACATTAGGACCAAGAATATTAAGAACTGAGACCGCAGGATTTACATGTCTTGCTTTGCTTATGTATGAACTAGGAGATTTAGGAGGAAGCGTTTAA
- the mtaB gene encoding tRNA (N(6)-L-threonylcarbamoyladenosine(37)-C(2))-methylthiotransferase MtaB yields the protein MKVAFATLGCRVNVYESEAMAEKFIKSGYEVVQFDEVADVYVVNTCTVTNMSDKKSRQMISRAKRKNPESVIAAVGCYTQIAPEKVRKIGDVDVILGTRNKGDIVYWVNRAKEEGKTIVEVNDVLKNKQFEELNIEEYQDKTRAFLKIQDGCNNFCSYCLIPFARGAVCSKNPETIIDEVKKLSEHGFKEVILSGIDISSYGVDLEGDWNLLKVLKAIDEIEGISRVRIGSIGPEFFNEDIIKEIGSLKKLCPHFHLSLQSGCNSTLKRMNRKYTTEEFRDIVVLLRKYVKDISITTDIIVGFPGETKEEFEETYNYLKEIKLSKMHIFKYSPRTGTRAEKMENQVDGNIKEERSKVLLALNEKNEKEFMNKFIGEDMEILYEQKCSDKQEYYEGYTPNYIKVIAKSREDISGKILNTKLIEAKEEYTIGEII from the coding sequence ATGAAAGTTGCTTTTGCTACATTAGGGTGCAGAGTAAATGTATATGAATCTGAGGCTATGGCCGAAAAGTTTATAAAAAGTGGTTACGAAGTAGTTCAATTTGATGAAGTTGCAGATGTATATGTTGTAAATACTTGCACTGTAACCAACATGAGTGATAAAAAGTCACGTCAGATGATTTCTAGAGCTAAAAGGAAAAATCCTGAGTCTGTAATTGCAGCTGTTGGATGTTATACGCAGATAGCACCTGAAAAAGTTAGAAAAATTGGTGACGTAGATGTAATTTTAGGAACAAGAAATAAAGGTGATATTGTATACTGGGTAAATAGAGCAAAAGAAGAAGGTAAAACAATAGTAGAAGTAAATGATGTTCTTAAAAATAAGCAATTTGAAGAATTGAATATAGAAGAATATCAAGATAAAACAAGAGCATTTTTGAAGATACAAGATGGATGTAATAACTTTTGTTCTTACTGCTTAATACCTTTTGCTAGGGGTGCTGTATGTAGTAAAAATCCAGAAACAATAATTGATGAAGTTAAAAAGTTATCAGAACATGGATTTAAGGAAGTTATATTATCGGGAATAGATATATCTTCTTATGGTGTAGATTTAGAAGGTGATTGGAATCTTCTAAAGGTGCTTAAGGCTATAGATGAAATAGAAGGAATAAGTAGAGTAAGAATAGGTTCTATTGGCCCAGAATTTTTTAATGAAGATATAATAAAAGAAATAGGAAGTTTGAAAAAATTATGTCCTCATTTTCATCTTTCATTACAAAGTGGATGTAATTCTACACTAAAAAGAATGAATAGAAAATATACTACTGAAGAATTTAGAGATATAGTAGTGCTACTTAGAAAATATGTTAAAGATATTTCGATAACTACCGACATAATAGTAGGGTTTCCTGGGGAAACTAAGGAAGAGTTTGAGGAAACTTATAATTATTTGAAAGAAATTAAGTTGTCAAAAATGCACATATTTAAGTATAGTCCGAGAACTGGTACTAGAGCAGAAAAAATGGAAAATCAAGTGGATGGTAACATAAAAGAAGAAAGAAGTAAAGTTCTTTTAGCACTAAACGAAAAAAATGAAAAAGAATTTATGAATAAGTTCATAGGTGAAGATATGGAAATCTTATATGAACAAAAGTGTAGTGATAAACAAGAATATTATGAAGGATATACTCCTAATTATATAAAAGTTATAGCAAAATCTAGAGAAGACATAAGTGGAAAAATATTAAATACTAAGTTAATAGAAGCAAAAGAAGAGTATACTATTGGAGAAATAATATAA